The Lacipirellula parvula genome window below encodes:
- the fusA gene encoding elongation factor G — MATDLSKIRNIGIIAHIDAGKTTVTERMLFASGTKHRAGEVDRGTTTTDDDAEEAERGITIYSACVAFPWKVASNPGMPVKQVEVNLIDTPGHVDFTAEVERSLRVLDGAVIVFSAREGVEAQSETVWRQADKYHVPRIAFINKLDREGANFDTLVEEIRDRLGANPVALQIPMGLGPAHVANPFRGVIDLIRMKALTFPEGKEGRKIIEEEIPAEFAVDAALWRDDLLEKLYNYSNELMELALSGEPIPEPLIHKVVRDATVQQQIQPILCGSALHGIGVQPLLDGVAAYLPSPLDKPPVEGRDPTQKSHGKSKKAKEGEPDLPPIKRKPDPKEPFCGLVFKILPYKTGDLSWVRVYSGTLEGNSRVLNPGKNAKENVAQLWRIHASKKDEQLESATAGDIVGVIGLRDSVTGDTLCDTREPILLESIEFPQTVISMAIEPESTADKKKLSETLDMLRKQDPTFTASENEETGQTLIGGMGELHLEVIQHRLQRDFKLNVKVHNPRVSYRETIRTAAEAEGECRRLINGVQHTGVVRVKVEPAPNAAEIVVRAVPDHGLPGEYLAVVMEELENAAQGGGAFGFPLMWLKVTLLGGDVHETESSEIAFRTAANLAFDAAVREAGTVLLEPIMKLEISTPDEHVGDLVSDLQQRRAIINHTQSRGHLTVLHAEAPLEKLFGYSSAMRSLSQGRASCSMTPSTYAAAPDEVLKRFL, encoded by the coding sequence ATGGCGACAGACCTCTCCAAAATTCGCAACATCGGCATCATCGCCCACATCGACGCCGGCAAGACGACGGTGACCGAGCGGATGCTGTTCGCCTCGGGTACGAAGCATCGCGCCGGCGAAGTCGATCGCGGCACCACGACCACCGACGACGACGCCGAAGAGGCTGAGCGCGGCATTACCATCTACAGCGCATGCGTTGCGTTCCCGTGGAAGGTCGCCTCGAACCCCGGCATGCCGGTGAAGCAGGTCGAGGTCAACCTCATCGACACCCCGGGGCACGTCGACTTCACGGCCGAGGTCGAGCGCAGTCTCCGCGTGCTCGACGGCGCCGTGATCGTCTTCAGTGCTCGTGAAGGCGTCGAAGCGCAAAGCGAAACGGTCTGGCGGCAGGCCGACAAGTACCATGTGCCGCGGATCGCGTTTATCAACAAGCTCGACCGCGAAGGCGCCAACTTCGACACACTCGTCGAGGAAATCCGCGACCGCCTCGGCGCCAATCCCGTCGCGCTGCAGATTCCGATGGGCCTCGGCCCCGCGCACGTCGCGAATCCCTTCCGCGGCGTGATCGATCTCATCCGCATGAAGGCCCTCACCTTTCCCGAAGGGAAGGAAGGTCGCAAGATCATCGAGGAGGAGATCCCCGCCGAGTTTGCCGTCGATGCGGCGTTGTGGCGAGATGATCTGCTGGAGAAGCTCTACAACTACAGCAACGAGCTGATGGAGCTCGCCCTCAGCGGCGAGCCGATTCCCGAGCCGCTGATCCACAAAGTCGTCCGCGACGCGACGGTGCAGCAGCAAATTCAGCCGATCCTCTGCGGCTCGGCCCTGCACGGCATCGGCGTCCAGCCGCTGCTCGACGGCGTCGCCGCGTACCTGCCGAGCCCGCTCGATAAGCCGCCGGTCGAAGGACGCGATCCGACGCAAAAGTCGCACGGCAAAAGCAAGAAAGCGAAGGAAGGCGAGCCGGACCTGCCGCCGATCAAGCGGAAGCCCGATCCGAAGGAACCGTTCTGCGGCCTCGTCTTCAAGATTCTGCCGTACAAAACGGGCGATCTGTCGTGGGTGCGCGTCTACTCGGGTACGCTCGAAGGCAACAGCCGCGTGCTAAACCCCGGCAAGAACGCCAAAGAAAACGTCGCCCAGCTCTGGCGGATCCACGCCAGCAAGAAGGACGAGCAGCTCGAGTCGGCCACGGCCGGCGACATCGTCGGCGTGATCGGACTTCGCGATTCGGTCACCGGCGACACGCTCTGCGATACCCGCGAGCCGATTCTGCTGGAGTCGATCGAGTTTCCGCAGACGGTTATCTCGATGGCGATCGAGCCCGAGAGCACGGCCGACAAGAAAAAACTGTCGGAAACGCTCGATATGCTGCGGAAGCAAGATCCGACGTTCACGGCCAGCGAAAATGAAGAGACGGGGCAAACGCTGATCGGCGGCATGGGCGAGCTTCACCTCGAAGTGATTCAGCATCGCCTGCAGCGAGACTTCAAACTTAATGTAAAAGTCCACAATCCACGCGTCAGCTACCGCGAGACGATTCGCACGGCAGCCGAAGCGGAAGGGGAGTGCCGCCGGCTCATCAACGGCGTGCAGCACACGGGCGTCGTTCGCGTGAAGGTCGAACCGGCGCCGAATGCAGCCGAAATCGTCGTCCGCGCGGTGCCCGACCATGGCCTGCCGGGCGAGTATCTGGCGGTCGTGATGGAAGAGCTTGAGAATGCGGCCCAAGGGGGCGGCGCCTTTGGCTTCCCGTTGATGTGGCTCAAAGTGACGCTGCTCGGCGGCGACGTCCACGAAACCGAAAGCAGCGAAATCGCGTTCCGCACCGCGGCCAATCTGGCGTTCGACGCGGCCGTGCGCGAAGCGGGCACGGTGCTGCTGGAGCCGATCATGAAGCTCGAAATCAGCACGCCCGACGAACACGTCGGCGACTTGGTGAGCGACCTGCAGCAGCGGCGGGCGATCATCAACCACACGCAGTCGCGCGGCCATCTCACGGTGCTGCACGCCGAGGCGCCGCTCGAAAAGCTGTTCGGCTATTCGAGTGCAATGCGCAGCCTCAGCCAGGGGCGGGCGAGCTGCTCGATGACGCCGAGTACCTACGCCGCGGCGCCGGATGAAGTGCTGAAGCGGTTTCTGTAG
- the rpsG gene encoding 30S ribosomal protein S7, with translation MGRITASRKQLKPDPVYGSLLASKFINCLMYDGKKSTAQAVFYDAMDLIKERLPEAEPIEVFQQALENVKPSIEVRSKRVGGAAYQVPMQVNRVRQQSLAIRWVLIAIREKKGRATAQKLADELVAAYNREGAAVSRRENVHRMADANKAFAHFGW, from the coding sequence ATGGGCCGTATTACTGCCAGCCGTAAGCAACTGAAGCCAGATCCGGTGTACGGGTCGCTCCTCGCCAGCAAGTTCATCAACTGCTTGATGTACGACGGCAAGAAGAGCACCGCCCAGGCCGTGTTCTACGATGCGATGGACCTGATCAAGGAGCGTCTGCCGGAAGCCGAGCCGATCGAAGTCTTCCAGCAAGCTCTGGAAAACGTGAAGCCGTCGATCGAAGTCCGCTCGAAGCGCGTCGGCGGCGCCGCCTACCAGGTGCCGATGCAGGTCAACCGCGTTCGTCAGCAATCGCTGGCGATTCGCTGGGTGTTGATCGCCATCCGCGAAAAGAAGGGCCGCGCCACCGCCCAGAAGCTGGCCGACGAACTGGTCGCCGCGTACAACCGCGAAGGCGCCGCTGTCAGCCGTCGTGAAAACGTCCACCGTATGGCCGACGCGAACAAGGCGTTCGCTCACTTCGGCTGGTAG
- the rpsL gene encoding 30S ribosomal protein S12, protein MPTINQLVRSQRRPKRKFSKSPILDRCPFKRGVCLQVRTMTPKKPNSALRKITRVRLSNGKEVTVYIPGEGHTLQEHSIVLVRGGRVRDLPGVRYHVVRGALDTLGVNGRKQSRSKYGAKKS, encoded by the coding sequence CACGATTAACCAACTGGTCCGCAGCCAACGTCGGCCGAAGCGGAAGTTCAGCAAGTCACCGATCCTCGATCGCTGCCCCTTCAAGCGCGGGGTCTGCTTGCAAGTCCGCACGATGACGCCGAAGAAGCCGAACTCGGCTCTCCGGAAGATCACCCGTGTGCGGTTGTCGAACGGCAAGGAAGTCACCGTTTACATCCCGGGCGAAGGCCACACGCTGCAGGAACATAGCATCGTGCTCGTCCGCGGCGGCCGCGTTCGCGACTTGCCGGGCGTGCGTTACCACGTCGTCCGCGGCGCCCTCGATACGCTGGGCGTCAACGGTCGTAAGCAAAGCCGTAGCAAGTACGGTGCGAAGAAGAGCTAG